A genome region from Macaca fascicularis isolate 582-1 chromosome 3, T2T-MFA8v1.1 includes the following:
- the LOC102134309 gene encoding succinate dehydrogenase cytochrome b560 subunit, mitochondrial-like, which translates to MGALLLRHVGRHCLPAHFSPQLCIRNAIPLETTAKEGMEWFWNKNITGSNRPVSPHITIYSWSLPMAMSICHSGTGIALSAGVSPRKRPEDSPAIPVWSGCPCSYCVVLYGAGSHVKNGGSQHHLPTHYYIHPSFCLSFLSPAWEKFSLFV; encoded by the exons ATGGGTGCACTCTTGCTGAGACATGTTGGTCGTCATTGCCTCCCAGCCCACTTTAGCCCTCAGCTCTGCATCAGAAATGCTATTCCTTTGGAAACCACGGCCAAAGAAGGGATGGAGTGGTTCTGGAATAAGAACATTACGGGTTCAAACCGTCCTGTATCTCCCCACATCACTATCTACAGTTGGTCTCTTCCCATGGCGATGTCCATCTGCCACAGCGGCACTGGTATTGCTTTGAGTGCAGGGGTCTCTC CTAGGAAAAGGCCTGAAGATTCCCCAGCTATACCAGTCTGGAGTGGTTGTCCTTGTTCTTACTGTGTTGTCCTCTATGGGGCTGGCAGCCACGTGAAGAACGGAGGTTCCCAGCATCATCTTCCTACACATTATTACATTCACccatctttctgtttgtcattcttatctccagcctgggaaaagtTCTCCTTATTTGTTTAG